From Procambarus clarkii isolate CNS0578487 chromosome 49, FALCON_Pclarkii_2.0, whole genome shotgun sequence, a single genomic window includes:
- the LOC138351378 gene encoding repetin-like — translation MIIPHHISGSSSKTITNHQTITNHQTITSHQTITNHQTITNHQTIINHQTITNHQTITNHQTITNHQAITNHQTITNHQTITNHQTIINHQTITNHQTIINHQTITNHQTITNHQTITNHQTITNHQTITNHQTITNHQTIINHQTITNHQTITNHQTITNHQAITNHQAITNHQTITNHQTITNHQTITNHQAITNHQTIINHQTIINHQTITNHQTITNHQAITNHQTITNHQAITNYQTITNHQTITSHQTITNHQTITNHQTITNHQTITNHQTITNHQTITNHQTITNHQTITNHQTITNHQTIINHQTITNHQTITNHQTITNHQTITNHQTITNHQTITNHQAITNHQAITNHQAITNHQTITNHQTITNHQTITNHQTITNHQAITNHQTITNHQAITNHQTITNHQAITNHQTITNHQTITNHQTITNHQTITNHQTITNHQTITNHQTITNHQTITNHQTITNHQAITNHQVMDEDENGLRMDEDKNG, via the coding sequence ACTATTACCAACCACCAGACTATTACCAACCACCAGACTATTACCAGCCACCAGACTATTACCAACCACCAGACTATTACCAACCACCAGACTATTATCAACCACCAGACTATTACCAACCACCAGACTATTACCAACCACCAGACTATTACCAACCACCAGGCTATTACCAACCACCAGACTATTACCAACCACCAGACTATTACCAACCACCAGACTATTATCAACCACCAGACTATTACCAACCACCAGACTATTATCAACCACCAGACTATTACCAACCACCAGACTATTACCAACCACCAGACTATTACCAACCACCAGACTATTACCAACCACCAGACTATTACCAACCACCAGACTATTACCAACCACCAGACTATTATCAACCACCAGACTATTACCAACCACCAGACTATTACCAACCACCAGACAATTACCAACCACCAGGCTATTACCAACCACCAGGCTATTACCAACCACCAGACTATTACCAACCACCAGACAATTACCAACCACCAGACTATTACCAACCACCAGGCTATTACCAACCACCAGACTATTATCAACCACCAGACTATTATCAACCACCAGACTATTACCAACCACCAGACTATTACCAACCACCAGGCTATTACCAACCACCAGACTATTACCAACCACCAAGCTATTACCAACTACCAGACTATTACCAACCACCAGACTATTACCAGCCACCAGACTATTACCAACCACCAGACTATTACCAACCACCAGACTATTACCAACCACCAGACAATTACCAACCACCAGACTATTACCAACCACCAGACTATTACCAACCACCAGACTATTACCAACCACCAGACTATTACCAACCACCAGACTATTACCAACCACCAGACTATTATCAACCACCAGACTATTACCAACCACCAGACTATTACCAACCACCAGACTATTACCAACCACCAGACTATTACCAACCACCAGACTATTACCAACCACCAGACTATTACCAACCACCAGGCTATTACCAACCACCAGGCTATTACCAACCACCAGGCTATTACCAACCACCAGACTATTACCAACCACCAGACTATTACCAACCACCAGACTATTACCAACCACCAGACTATTACCAACCACCAGGCTATTACCAACCACCAGACTATTACCAACCACCAGGCTATTACCAACCACCAGACTATTACAAACCACCAGGCTATTACCAACCACCAGACTATTACCAACCACCAGACTATTACCAACCACCAGACTATTACCAACCACCAGACTATTACCAACCACCAGACTATTACCAACCACCAGACTATTACCAACCACCAGACTATTACCAACCACCAGACTATTACCAACCACCAGACTATTACCAACCACCAGGCTATTACCAACCACCAGGTAATGGATGAAGATGAGAATGGATTGAGAATGGATGAAGATAAGAATGGATGA